From Verrucomicrobia bacterium S94, the proteins below share one genomic window:
- a CDS encoding DUF2764 family protein produces the protein MAYYSLVASLPSLRIGDEPPVSVEQYIENCSQWITERETGILKAVLLNEPVASPCPLCKTWHNLETQLRNAVARHRGQKLGIDFKEHLQPHEGFNGTVEVLVNEAFTRNDPLELEQELDRARWQLAEELIGEDTFGFSKVLAYGIQLKIVERWNNMDVSVGKEKIEAVITANTEKEEVAESE, from the coding sequence ATGGCCTACTATTCACTCGTAGCCAGTCTGCCGAGTCTCCGCATCGGAGATGAGCCCCCGGTATCGGTCGAACAGTATATTGAAAACTGTTCGCAATGGATTACGGAACGCGAAACGGGCATTCTGAAAGCGGTCCTGCTCAACGAGCCGGTCGCCTCCCCCTGCCCGCTCTGTAAAACCTGGCATAATCTGGAAACGCAGCTGCGCAATGCCGTAGCCAGACATCGCGGCCAGAAACTCGGCATCGATTTCAAGGAACACCTCCAGCCGCACGAAGGATTCAACGGAACCGTTGAAGTGCTCGTGAATGAAGCATTCACCCGCAATGATCCGCTTGAACTCGAACAGGAACTTGACCGCGCCCGCTGGCAGCTGGCGGAAGAGCTGATCGGCGAAGATACATTTGGATTCAGCAAAGTGCTGGCCTACGGGATTCAACTTAAAATTGTTGAACGTTGGAATAATATGGATGTTTCCGTCGGCAAGGAGAAGATCGAAGCCGTCATTACAGCAAATACAGAAAAAGAAGAGGTCGCGGAATCGGAATAA
- a CDS encoding M28 family peptidase: MLTISNRKDTAAATVNFVVLLRILCVAAMAGLSGCGAEKSSLDLPAFDGQKAYAEVEQLVQYSPRDAGTSGGWKAAKHIFRRLEQFGVEAEMDEFTDMTPEGRKTMINVIGMIPGKTKEWIILGSHFDTMPGIDHFQGANDSGSSTGVLLELARMIRSSETVPEIGILFAFFDGEEGIADYIPGDGLHGSRYMARQLVQRGDHLKIRAMILLDMVGDKDLKFTLPYNSSRDLVQETFKAAHTLGCRERFTLTRSIITDDHVPFLDIGIPAIDLIDFKFGSAPGLNDYWHTEADNMQNISAESLEITGNITLQLIRQIFQQSKSL; encoded by the coding sequence ATGCTCACCATTTCGAACCGCAAAGACACTGCCGCCGCCACGGTGAACTTTGTGGTTCTGCTTCGTATTCTTTGTGTCGCTGCGATGGCGGGCCTGTCCGGATGCGGTGCGGAAAAGTCCTCCCTCGACCTTCCTGCATTTGACGGACAGAAGGCCTATGCCGAGGTCGAGCAGCTCGTACAGTATTCCCCGCGCGATGCGGGTACGTCCGGAGGCTGGAAAGCGGCAAAGCATATTTTCCGGCGCCTCGAACAGTTCGGCGTCGAGGCCGAAATGGATGAATTCACCGATATGACTCCGGAAGGTAGAAAAACGATGATCAATGTCATCGGCATGATTCCCGGAAAAACAAAAGAGTGGATTATTCTGGGATCACACTTTGATACCATGCCCGGTATTGATCATTTCCAGGGCGCAAATGATTCGGGCTCGAGTACCGGTGTCCTGCTGGAGCTTGCACGGATGATCCGCAGTTCAGAAACCGTTCCGGAGATCGGAATACTCTTTGCTTTTTTTGACGGTGAAGAAGGTATTGCAGACTATATTCCCGGTGATGGACTGCACGGAAGCCGTTATATGGCCCGCCAGCTGGTCCAGCGGGGTGACCATCTGAAAATCCGGGCGATGATCCTGCTGGATATGGTCGGAGACAAAGATCTGAAATTTACGCTGCCTTACAACAGCTCCAGGGATCTGGTACAGGAAACATTCAAAGCAGCTCACACGCTGGGCTGTCGCGAGCGTTTCACTCTTACAAGATCGATTATCACCGACGACCATGTCCCCTTCCTGGATATCGGAATCCCGGCTATCGATCTGATCGACTTCAAGTTCGGCTCGGCACCGGGGCTGAACGATTACTGGCATACGGAGGCCGACAATATGCAGAACATCAGTGCGGAAAGTCTCGAAATTACAGGCAATATAACCTTACAGCTTATCAGGCAGATTTTTCAGCAGTCCAAATCCTTATAA
- a CDS encoding ATPase: MAEELKHLIEQIQKEGVEKANTEADSIISQAKEKAAKIVADAEAKAKETLKQAETEAAAFADRSVKTLEQAARDLLITVGQGCEKVVTETLGREVENALSGELLQKMIADVVAQDESNATITVNEADKAALASYCSSLASSSGKSIELVSDNEVLNGFKVVFEGKSVSLEYTGEAVADALAAYLRPELAKIVSGIAREQISN; encoded by the coding sequence ATGGCAGAAGAATTGAAGCACCTGATCGAGCAGATCCAGAAAGAAGGAGTGGAAAAAGCCAATACCGAGGCGGATTCCATTATTTCACAGGCCAAAGAGAAAGCCGCCAAAATTGTCGCCGACGCGGAAGCGAAAGCAAAAGAAACCCTCAAGCAGGCTGAAACGGAAGCGGCTGCTTTTGCCGACCGGTCCGTAAAAACTCTCGAACAGGCTGCGCGTGATCTGCTGATTACCGTCGGCCAGGGCTGCGAAAAAGTGGTTACCGAAACGCTGGGCCGGGAAGTCGAAAACGCACTCAGCGGTGAACTGCTGCAGAAAATGATTGCTGATGTGGTGGCACAGGATGAAAGCAACGCCACAATAACCGTGAATGAAGCCGATAAGGCCGCCCTCGCGTCCTACTGCTCGAGTCTGGCTTCCTCTTCCGGAAAAAGCATCGAGCTGGTTTCCGACAACGAAGTGCTCAACGGCTTTAAAGTGGTTTTCGAAGGCAAAAGCGTCTCCCTCGAGTATACCGGAGAAGCGGTGGCCGATGCTCTTGCGGCCTATCTTCGTCCTGAACTGGCAAAAATTGTGAGCGGCATCGCCCGTGAACAGATTTCCAACTAA